The following are encoded together in the Lepidochelys kempii isolate rLepKem1 chromosome 7, rLepKem1.hap2, whole genome shotgun sequence genome:
- the CEP15 gene encoding centrosomal protein 15 isoform X1, producing MASYLAQEVQLARRHDKILSQRSVLLQQMENHLGDKKTEKMSQTQAADAAYKRNAALLSDIEAAEKRLQARVHLQPHPDIVKLETLYWASVEESIPKWEQFLLGRAQMPVGFKKKKSTKYNISHPEGAAQR from the exons ATGGCATCCTACTTAGCACAAGAAGTTCAGCTTGCTAGAAGACATGACAAGAT ACTCTCTCAGAGATCGGTATTGCTACAGCAGATGGAGAATCATCTAGGAGACAAAAAGACTGAAAAGATGTCGCAAACACAAGCAGCTGATGCAGCTTATAAAAGAAATGCAGCACTTTTAAGT GATATAGAAGCAGCAGAAAAGAGGTTGCAAGCAAGAGTACACCTACAGCCACATCCTGATATTGTTAAGCTTGAA ACTCTCTATTGGGCATCAGTAGAAGAATCTATTCCTAAGTGGGAGCAGTTTCTTTTAGGAAGAGCACAAATGCCTGTTggttttaagaaaaagaaatctaCAAAGTATAACATAAGTCACCCAGAAGGAGCTGCACAAAGATAA
- the CEP15 gene encoding centrosomal protein 15 isoform X2 has protein sequence MASYLAQEVQLARRHDKILSQRSVLLQQMENHLGDKKTEKMSQTQAADAAYKRNAALLSTLYWASVEESIPKWEQFLLGRAQMPVGFKKKKSTKYNISHPEGAAQR, from the exons ATGGCATCCTACTTAGCACAAGAAGTTCAGCTTGCTAGAAGACATGACAAGAT ACTCTCTCAGAGATCGGTATTGCTACAGCAGATGGAGAATCATCTAGGAGACAAAAAGACTGAAAAGATGTCGCAAACACAAGCAGCTGATGCAGCTTATAAAAGAAATGCAGCACTTTTAAGT ACTCTCTATTGGGCATCAGTAGAAGAATCTATTCCTAAGTGGGAGCAGTTTCTTTTAGGAAGAGCACAAATGCCTGTTggttttaagaaaaagaaatctaCAAAGTATAACATAAGTCACCCAGAAGGAGCTGCACAAAGATAA